The genome window GAGGTGGCCCGCGACTATATCCGCGAACGTCTGGACATGGTGACCACGCTGGTGCCCATTTCCCAGGCCATCACCTTTGTGGGTTGCGCGGGTACCTTTACCACGCTCTCCGCCCTTGCCCAGGGGCTAGAGCGCTACGAGCCCTCCATGATTCACTGCTCCGAGCTGAACTTTGACGCCCTGCGGGTGCTCACCGACCAACTGGCCGCCACCCCCTCCGCCGAGCGAGGCATGAACCCGGTGATCCACCAGGGGCGGGCCGATGTGATCGGCTCCGGCTCCATCATCGTCCAGGAGATCATGGCGATGATTCAGAGAGAAACCCAGGCCAGGGGCTTTGTGATCTCCGAAAAGGATATTTTGGACGGGATCATCGACAGCCTGCGTTAGCCCGTGTGAGGCTTGCATGAGGCCTGCTTGCAGGTGCGGCGCGCGCACGCGCTATACTCTATCGAAGTGCCGCGCACTGTGGTCTTGTGTTCCTGTGTCCTTGGGAACGGGAGCAGGCTGAGAAGCGTGCGCTGAGGCTCCTATAGCCCAATTGGCAGAGGCAGCAGACTTAAAATCTGCTCAGTGTGGGTTCGAGTCCCACTGGGAGCACTGTGACCAGGGGAAGTGTTCGGGGGGAGGGACTAAAAACGGCTCTAGGTGTCCAGAAAGTGTCCAAAAAGAAATCGGCTTGCTGAGCACAGTCCCGATACGGCCTAGGGCGAAAGCCCTTATATGCTTGGCAGTACCGTCTCCTGATTGCTCCGCTGCTGCCGTGCCGACGGGGTGTTCAGGGACTCGATCTTTATGTTTACTATATCGGTCATGGTGCTGAGGCGATGGAGGGTTGTCCTTGGGTAGGGCATCCAGGTTTATGGGGCAGCCCGATGTCCCGTGCACTTCCCCTTTTCCCGCACTTCTAAAAGATCTAAAATGATCGTGGAGTTCTAAAAGATCTAAAATTGCTTCCGGGGGAGCTATGATTCCTGAGAAAAACCCGTTCCGGCCCAGCTTCGGCACCTCGCCGCAAGAACTCATCGGGCGTGGCTTTGAGCTTCATTCTTTCCTCACCGGCCTCTATGAGGGGGTGGGGAGCATGAACCGTGCGGTGCTGGTCAGCGGTGCTCGCGGGGTGGGTAAAACGGTGCTGCTCAATGAGTTTGAGGAGGTAGCCCGGGGCATGGGCTGGGTGGTGGTGCGCGCCTATGCCGATGATTCCCTGGTTAATCGCCTCGTGCGCACCACCATTCCCCAGGCCCTCGCCGCGCTGGACTATGGTGAGGCTGCGGGAGGCGTAAGGCGCATGGTAACGGGCTTTTCTCTCGCCGGGATCGGCTCGATCAGTAGCGAGGTGGCTCGTAATCGCCCCAGCCCCGAGCCCTCCTTGATCGGGGAGTTGCGCGCCTTGGCTGCGGCGGCGCGTCAGCATGAGGCCGGAGTTCTGGTGACTCTCGATGAGATTCAGGCCGCGCACCCGGAGCAACTGGCGCACCTGGCCACGGCTATTCAGGATCTCATGCGGGATGAATACGATGTGGCCTTTGCTGCCGCGGGGCTCACGGCCGGGATTGAATCCCTGCTGGAGCACCCCGGAACAACCTTTATGCGGCGGGCGAATCGCCTGGAGTTGGCTTGCTCGATGAGACGGAGGTGGCGCAGGCGCTCACCGCTACGGCCAGGGCACACGGGAGGCCTTTTGACCGCGCGGCGGCGCAGCGAGCGGCCGCGTTATCCCAGGGGTACCCATACCTGGTTCAATTGGCGGGCGCTCTTAGTTGGACACGCGCCGCCGTGGAGCGGTCAAGCGAGATCACCCTTGGCCACGTGGAGGCGATAGCTCTCGATCTCCCCCGGCACATGGGAAACCAGGTGCACAAAATTGCCTTGAAAGGAGTGCCGCACGGGGAATTAGGATTTTTGCGGGAGATGGCGCGGCTGAGTGGGAAATACGGGAGCAATATCCCCACCGGGGAGATTGCTCGAACGATGGGCAAAACGCCCTCCGGCATTTCCGTGTGGCGGCGCAATCTCATTGAGCGGGATCTCATCGTCCCCGGCCCCTACGGGCATGTGAGATTCGCGCTGCCCTATTTGGGGGAATACCTAGATTCCGTTGGGGAATAGGGTGTCCTTGGCCGCGATGGTGTCA of Corynebacterium sp. 21KM1197 contains these proteins:
- a CDS encoding ATP-binding protein, which encodes MIPEKNPFRPSFGTSPQELIGRGFELHSFLTGLYEGVGSMNRAVLVSGARGVGKTVLLNEFEEVARGMGWVVVRAYADDSLVNRLVRTTIPQALAALDYGEAAGGVRRMVTGFSLAGIGSISSEVARNRPSPEPSLIGELRALAAAARQHEAGVLVTLDEIQAAHPEQLAHLATAIQDLMRDEYDVAFAAAGLTAGIESLLEHPGTTFMRRANRLELACSMRRRWRRRSPLRPGHTGGLLTARRRSERPRYPRGTHTWFNWRALLVGHAPPWSGQARSPLATWRR